The Paramixta manurensis region GAATGTAAGCTTCTGCATCAATATCCGGAACGCCAGGGATCATGGTTTTCAGGTTGATGTCATCGGCAAGCGCGAAGTGACTGAGGCTGATGGCAATCAAAGAGCCCACAGTCAGGCGTTTTAGCAAACGAGAGGGTTTCAGCGTGTTCATGTTAGGGACGGCAACATCCATGGAGTTAAGTTAAAAAAAAGTGCCTTACTATAGCAAATGCTGATTTTCCAGGCACTCGACTTTCCGCATCTGTTGTTAACAGACGTTACATTTTAAGCCTGCCAGACCCGGCAGGCCTCAAGTTACATCCCGGCGTGCGAGGCAGTAACAAATGACTGCTGTTGCGCTTCATGGGCCAGGCGTTGTTGCAGTGCGGTGGCCTGCTGACGGCTGCTAAATGGCCCCAACTGGACCCGGTAAATGTTGCCGTTAGCGGAAACGGAGCCGGGTACTGCGAAGCGCTGTTTCAGCGATGCCACCCACTGGTTGGCGCGTGCGCTATCGCTTAACGCGCCGACCTGAACCACGTAGCCGCCTTGTACGGTGCCTGATGATGCGGCCGAAGCGGCGGGCGTGCTGGCGCTCACTGGCTGTGGCGAAGGTGGTGCCGATTCACTGCCTTCCAGTACGCCGGGAGGTAGTGGGGTAGCCGCACCGAGAAAACCACTGCTACGGACCGGCGCGCCGGTGGCGTCATCGCTATTCAGGGTGCTGTTATCAACCGGACGGCTATTATCTTGCGCTGCGTCTGCCGGTTGTGCTGGCGCGGCGCTGGCTGCCGATGCGCCCATCACCGTCATACCTCCGGCAATATCAGGGCGCGCGGGTAGAGCATAGCTCTGTTTCGCCACCGTGGTGCCAACCGTGCCGGGGCCGGAAAGCGAACCATCGGGCGCGACACTAATATAGTCCACACGCACACGCGTGTTATTGGAGATGTTAAGGCGATCGCCCGCCGCCCGCGACAGGTCAATAATGCGTCCCGGTGTATAAGGGCCGCGATCGTTAATTCGTACTACCAATTGACGTCCATTCGCCAAGTTCGTCACACGCACATAGCCCGGTAGCGGCAAAGTAGGATGTGCCGCGGTCAGTGCGTCCGGATCGTAAGCTTCGCCGGTGGCGGTGCGGTTACCCGCCTCTTCGCCATACCAGGTTGCGAGGCCGGTTTCGCTATAGTTCGAGGGATCCTTCACGATATGGTAAGTCTTGCCGTTGACTTTATAATCCTGGCTGGTGCCCGGGTTGATGGGTTCATAGCGCGGTTCAGCACCGCCAATTTCAACCGTCGGCCCGTTCCAGGCCGGTTGTCGCGGTGCGGGCGCCTGCTGTTCCGTAGTGGAGCAGGCGGCGAGTAACAGCGATGCTACGCTAATCCAAAGCCAATCCTTACGCATTTGAGCCTCTTAAACGCTTTTCGACAACATTTTCCGGTGAGTATGGATTGACATCACGATGCCGAATCCAGCCATAAGTACGATTAACGCAGAACCGCCATAGCTCACCAGCGGCAACGGTACGCCAACAACCGGTAAGATACCACTAACCATGCCGATGTTAACAAAAACATAAACGAACAAAATCAGCATCAGGCCACCGGCCATCACGCGCCCGAAGGTGGTTTGCGCGCGCGCGGCAATCATTAACCCACGCATAATGAGCAGCAAATAGAGCGCCAATAGAATTAACACGCCCACTAAGCCCAGCTCTTCCGCTAGTACGGCAAAAATAAAATCGGTATGGCGTTCCGGCAAAAATTCAAGTTGCGATTGTGTCCCGTGCAGCCAACCTTTGCCACGGAGGCCGCCGGAACCGATGGCGATTTTCGATTGAATAATATGGTAGCCCGCGCCGAGCGGATCGCTCTCAGGGTCGAGTAGCATCATGACACGATCGCGTTGATAGTCATGCATCAGAAAGAACCACAATACCGGGATAAAGGCGGCGATCAGTAGCACCGCCACGCCAATCAGCTTCCAGCTCATGCCCGATAGAAACAGCACAAA contains the following coding sequences:
- the rlpA gene encoding endolytic peptidoglycan transglycosylase RlpA; its protein translation is MRKDWLWISVASLLLAACSTTEQQAPAPRQPAWNGPTVEIGGAEPRYEPINPGTSQDYKVNGKTYHIVKDPSNYSETGLATWYGEEAGNRTATGEAYDPDALTAAHPTLPLPGYVRVTNLANGRQLVVRINDRGPYTPGRIIDLSRAAGDRLNISNNTRVRVDYISVAPDGSLSGPGTVGTTVAKQSYALPARPDIAGGMTVMGASAASAAPAQPADAAQDNSRPVDNSTLNSDDATGAPVRSSGFLGAATPLPPGVLEGSESAPPSPQPVSASTPAASAASSGTVQGGYVVQVGALSDSARANQWVASLKQRFAVPGSVSANGNIYRVQLGPFSSRQQATALQQRLAHEAQQQSFVTASHAGM
- the mrdB gene encoding peptidoglycan glycosyltransferase MrdB (rod shape-determining protein RodA), with the protein product MSDSPQKKSIWTKIHIDPVFLIIITGLLIYSAFVIWSASGQDPGMMERKVGQIIMGLIMMFALAQVPPRVYESWAPYLYIICVILLVAVDAFGQISKGAQRWLDLGVVRFQPSEIAKIAVPLMVARFINRDICPPTLKNTGIALVLIFLPTLLVAAQPDLGTAILIAASGLFVLFLSGMSWKLIGVAVLLIAAFIPVLWFFLMHDYQRDRVMMLLDPESDPLGAGYHIIQSKIAIGSGGLRGKGWLHGTQSQLEFLPERHTDFIFAVLAEELGLVGVLILLALYLLLIMRGLMIAARAQTTFGRVMAGGLMLILFVYVFVNIGMVSGILPVVGVPLPLVSYGGSALIVLMAGFGIVMSIHTHRKMLSKSV